Genomic segment of Thermodesulfobacteriota bacterium:
AGCGAATATAGTGAGCTAGCAGAGCTTTTAAAGAATGCGGACAATCAGGCGCTAAATCAGGAGATTGAGGAAAAGCTAGACCAAATAAAAGATCTCATGTCTGAACTGGCAGAAAAGATGGCTGATCTTGGCGGAGATATACAGGAAGGGTTCTTAAACCAAGATGCATTTGAGGCCATGAACATGCAGAGTCAATTGGATCAAATTTCCAAACTTGCACAAGAAGGAAAAATACAAGAAGCGCTCGAGATGCTAGCTAATATGTCGCAGAGCATCCAAAATATGATGGCATCATTAGAAAACGGTATGCAGTCATTTGCTTCATCTATGATGAACCAGGGGGCATCTGAACTAAATGAGTTAATATCTCGTATCGAAGAAATTGAGAAAGAGGAATCTGAGCTTAGAGATGATACTGGTAAATTAAAAGAATCTCTTTTGAACAATCCGGATTCTAACACAAGCAACCTTAGAAAATTTGTTGATGAGCAAATCAAAAAAACAAAGCAAATGTCTAATGAGTTAGAGCAGGCGAAAGCAAAAATAGTAGATGATCCGAAGAATTCACAAAATGCGCATTTAATAGACAGAATGCTTGACCGCTCACAGCAGCTTCAGAACTGGCTTGAGGCAATGGACCTAAGACCAGCCCTAAAGAGTGCCAAGAGTATTGAAGAAAGTACCAAGGGGCTAAAAGAAATGGCAAGTCAAAATTTCGCAAACTTTGGTAAGGCTACAACAGAGCTATCCTCTTCTAATAAACTGGCGGAAGAGATAAGAAACGATCTTAATGAACTTCTGGAAAATTCTGGAAAAACTGGTGGTCAGTTTGGTGAAATGGCGCTTAGACAAGACGGGATTGAAGAAAAGACATCTGATTTAATCAAAGAGCTGTCATCTGAGCAAAGTGGGCTGTTCCTACCGCCCGGTATGAATCAGAATCTTGATCAGGCAAAAAGATTTATGGGCAATGCATCTCAGGATCTGCGTGATGAGCTGATCTCCAAGGCAATATCTAATGAAGATGAAGCATTAAAAGCTCTAAGATCTGCCAAGGAGCAGGCTCAGGAAATGATGAAACAAATGCAGATGAGCGCAAGCGGGAAAGGAATGTCGGCTCCCATGATGCTTGGCAGACAAATGCAGTCAGGTGGTACTCAGGGCGCGGATACCAGATATGTAGAGATACCGCAAGCCACTGAAGATATAGGAAAAGAATACAAAAAAAGAATTTTAGATGCTATGAAAGGCGGATCACCCGAAGGATATATTGAACTGAACAAAAAGTATTACGATAGGATAATTAAATGATTACTAAATCTAAAATACAGAGACCTTTATTCGGGCTATTAACTTTGATTTTTTTCAGCTTCTCAGCTTATGCAATCGAAGTTGATGAGCTGTTCGAAATAGCTGAGAATGATATTAAGATATGGCAAATCAGACAAGCATCAGAGTCTGTAGACTTGGCACTTGAACTAGCCAGCAGTCAAGAGGAAATCTACCGAAGTTATTATCTAAAAGCCCTTCTTGATTTTTACGCTGGCGACTACGATTCCGCAAAGAAATATGCTGACAAAGCCAAAGAGAACCAAGAGATTGATGAGCGTGACTTTATTAATTTTATATCCACCGCATCTCAAAACGCTCCTGATTTCAAAGAGATAAAATCCGAAAACTTTATAATCCGCTACGCAAATCCCAAAGATATTATTCTTGCAGATTATGCTAAAGAGGTACTTGAAAAATCAAGATATGAAATAGGGCTTGATCTAGACACTTATCCGCAAGATCCTGTAATCGTCGAGATCTATCCTGATATGAAAAGCTTCACCCTTGCCTCTACTCTTCCGGCCAGAAATGTAGAAAGAACTGGCGTGGTCGGCATATGCAAATTTAACAGGCTTATGATTTTATCGCCCAGACTATTGCCTAAAGGCTATACTTGGGCAGACACATTAGCTCATGAATACGTTCACTACCTAATTTTCTTAAAAAGTGATAACACTGTTCCGGTTTGGCTCCATGAGGGAATTGCTAAATATCACGAGAAACGCTGGAGAGAAAAGGAGACAAATGTAATAAGCCCATTCTATGAGACTATACTTTCTGAAGCTCTAGATGAGAACAAGCTTGTGCCGATTGAAAAAATGCATCCCTCTCTAGCTAAGCTTGATACTGCCCGCCAGGCTCAGCTCGCCTTTGCTCAAACAGGAACCATGGTTGACTACCTTGTTGAGAATTGGGGTAAGGAGGCCCTTGTAGAATTAATTAAGTCAATGAAAGAAACAGACGACTATGAACAATCGATAGAAGAAGTTACAGGATTAGAGTTTGCTAGTTTCTATGCTTCATGGGAGAAAGAGCTCCGGTCCAAAAACTTGGGTGAGAGAATACCGGGAGTAAAAGTCAAAGGTGCAAAACTTAAAAATACTGAAAAAGGTTCTTCAGACGGTAGTGAGGACTTGGTTGATATCGATGACAAACAGGCAAGGGATTACACTAGACTCGGAGACTTGCTAAAACAAAGGGGCAGACTCAATCCTGCCAGCTACGAGTATGAGAAGGCCCTTTCTCTTGATCCCAAATCTCCAGTTATATCCAGCAGGCTTGCATCTACTCTAAACGATATGGGAAAGAGTAAGGAGGCACGAGATATCTTATTCCCTATATTAGATCTTTATCCAAATCATCTTGATATGCACATGATACTAGGAAAGATATACTTAGATGAAGGGAATCTAAACAAAGCACAGGAAAAATTCTTGACTGCGGCCTATATAAATCCATACAATCCAAAAGTTCATCTGTTTTTGATTGATTTGTATGAAAAGTTAGGCAAGCAAGATTATAAGAATAGAGCACAAGAACATCTAAAATTATTACTTGGTGAGGAAATAGAAAATGGATAGTAATCAAAGCAGTTCTCAAGATACAGAGAAAGTACAAGAGCTTTCAAGCATAAAGAAAGAAATAGTATCAGAAATTGGAAAAGTAATAGTAGGGCAAGAAAACGTTATAGAGCTTCTATTGATTTCGCTAATGTCCTCTGGCCATTCACTATTTGTAGGCGTTCCAGGTCTGGCTAAGACCCTCTTAGTAAGCACTCTTTCAGATGTGTTGAGCCTAAAGTTTAATAGAGTTCAATTTACGCCAGATCTAATGCCATCTGACATAACCGGCTCTGAGGTACTTGAAAAAGATGAGGCATCGGACAAAAGATTCTTTAGATTTATCCATGGTCCTATTTTTTGCAACATCCTTTTAGCTGATGAAATAAATAGGGCTTCTCCAAAAACCCAGGCAGCGCTGCTTCAGGCAATGCAAGAGAAAAAAGTAACAGTTGGCGGGGAAACTTATATGATCGCGCCTCCGTTTTTGGTGTTTGCTACCCAAAACCCAATTGAGCAAGAGGGAACATATCCCCTCCCTGAGGCGGAGCTGGACAGATTTATGTTTCAGATAGACGTAAGCTACCCATCCTACGATGAAGAGCTTGAGATTGTTAAAACCACAACCGGCACCTATACACCTGAGCTTAGAAAAATCTTGGACTCAGCTAAAATTACTGAATTTCAGAATCTTGTTCATAGGGTCCCGGTATCAGACCATGTAGCTGAATATGCTGTTAAGGTAGCAAGAGCTACCAGGCCGGGTGATCCGAACACGCCTGAATCTGTAAAAAACGGTCTTGCATGGGGAGTGGGGCCAAGAGCCTCTCAATATCTTATCTTCGGAAGCAAAGCAAGAGCTGTGCTAAACGGCAGGTATACACCCACCATAGACGATGTAGTAGCAATTGCACCTTCAGTACTTAAACATAGGATTGTACTTAATTTTAGGGCTGAAGCAGAAGGTATTAAACCAGAGGAAATTATTCAGGAAATACTAAGCGGAATTCCTCATCAGAGTTCTGATCGGATCCAGGCTTAGAACTCTCTACAACGTGAGCGAACTTAGTATTTAGTAGAGCCTCAACTGATGGCTCGATTTTCTCTAGAAACGGTCTTGGATAAATACCCATAACAAACATCATAATGGCTAGAGGCAGCACGACCACTATCTCTCTTAGGTTTATGTCTTTAAGCACTTTATTTGCTGCATTGTTTAAAGGACCAAAGAAAACTCTTTGATAGGCCCAAAGCATGTAGATTGCGCCTAGTATAATTCCTGTCGCGCCAAGAGCCGCATAGACCCAGTTAAATTCAAAGGCTCCTAGTAGGATTAAGAACTCGCCAACAAAACCGTTTAAGAGCGGAAGTCCTATGGACGAGAGGGTTGCCAGCATAAAGAAAGCTGCAAAGATAGGCATCACCTTTGCTATGCCGCCAAACTCTGCAATTTTCTTAGTATGTCTTCTGTCATACACCATGCCGACCAAGATAAATAGTGCGCCGGTAGAAATACCGTGGTTTATCATTTGATAAATGCCGCCCTGAACACCTTGGATATTTAGAACAAAAATACCGAGCATAACCAATCCAAGATGGCTTACACTTGAATAGGCCACCAGTTTTTTAAGATCCTTTTGAGCGAACGCCACCATAGCGCCGTATATAACTCCGATAATAGCAATTGCAATTAGAATTGGCAGATACTCCACGAAAGCATCCGGGAAAAACGGCATCAGAAATCTTAGAAATCCATAGGTGCCCATTTTCAAAAGAACTCCTGCAAGAATCACACTACCCGCTGTAGGTGCTTCAACGTGCGCATCGGGAAGCCATGTGTGAAATGGGAACATAGGAACTTTAATTGCAAATGCCAAAAAGAACGCTAGAAAAGCTAAACCCTGAGGGCTAAGTATGCCGTCAAACGGAATTTTTAATCTGTAAAAATCCATCACATCCATAGACGCAAATCCAAACTGCTCGATATGCATATAGAACATGTACAAAATTGCGATTAACATCAGAGCGCTTCCGAATGCTGTATATATGAAGAACTTTATCGCTGCGTAGATCCTTCTCTCGGTGCCCCAGATACCAATTATGAAATACATTGGAATAAGAACGGCTTCCCAGAAAATAAAAAACAGGATCATATCAAGAGCTACAAAGGTTCCGATAAGAGCTGTTTCTAAAGCAAGCATCATTATAAGAAATGATCGCATGCCTTTGTGGATTGAGTGCCATGAGGCCAAAAGGGTAATCGGCATAATGAAAGTAGTCAGAAGAACTAAAAACAGGCTGATTCCATCAAGCCCTACAAAATAGCTAATACCCAGGCTCTCGATCCAAGGTATACGCTGCACAAACTGCATAGCCGATGAGCCGGCCTCAAAGTTGGTGAATAGTGGTATTGATATGATAAATTCAACCAGTGTTACAACTAGTGCGCCTATTTTTAAAGGCCCTTCAGAATTCTCATAAATATAGGACAGAAAAATCAGAATAGGAATCCCGATTAATGGGAAAAATATTATTAGTGAGAGGTTGCCGCTTAGAAGCGATTCCATTTGAAAATTAGTTCCTTAATAACCAGAATTACAGCAAGAATTTATGGGCTGTAAATATACTATAGCAGCAGGATGTTTCAAGGCATTTAAAGCAGTTGTGTAGTTTTGACACTAATTTGATCTTAAACCCTGCCCAGATATACTAATGCTCCCTTGAATTCAATGAGGGTTTACTAACGCAAATACCCAAACAATGGTAGACTGTTAGTTATCAAATAGCTCTTTTATAGAGCAAGAAATTCGGGAGGTTTTCAGCATGGGAATGAAGAAAATAATTACTATAAAACCTGACGCGCCAGAAGAATCTTCTAATAAGGGCGTAAGCTTTAAAAAGTTTGATAAATCAGAAAAACCTGAAACAAACGTTGAGCTCACAGAAGAGATTGTATACGACGCTCTAAAAACGGTATACGACCCCGAGATCCCTGTCAGCATAGTGGATCTAGGTCTTATTTATGACGTAGCAATTTCCTCAGGCAACAACGTGAATCTTAAAATGACACTAACAACACCTGGCTGCGGAATGGGAGCTATGATAGCAGGCCAAGCAGAGGAAGCAATCAGAGGTGCCGGTGCTAACAACGTACTTGTCGAAGTCGTATGGGATCCGCCATGGAACCCAGATATGATGTCAGATGAAGCAAAAAACAAACTTGGAATGGAATAAGGAGATCCTCTAAAAACATGTCGCTTAGTCCTGAGAGAATAAAACAGTCCCTTCAAACGGTTAAATACCCTGGGTTTACAAGAGATATTGTATCATTTGGATTGGTTAAAGATGTACAAATAGACGGAGCAAAAGTAAACGTTTCACTAGTGCTTCCAAAGCCTGATGACAAGCTGGCATCGGAGATTGGAGAATCTGTAAGAGCAGCAGTGCTTGAGACTCCGGGCGTATCTGATGTAGATATACAGATCTCAGCCCGTCCGCCAAAAGCGCCGCCTTCGGGAGGGGCACAGCAACAGGCTGAAAAATCCGTCAATCTTCCTGATATAAAATACTACATAGCAGTCGCCAGTGGTAAGGGCGGCGTGGGGAAATCCACAGTCGCAGTAAACATTGCAGTTGCTATGGCTAAAATGAGAGACAAAGTGGGGCTTATGGATGCTGATATATGGGGCCCAAGCGTACCGACAATGCTCGGAGTAAAAGATAGACCAAAAGCAACAGAAGACAATAAAATTATTCCTCTTAATAAATTTGGGCTAAAGCTCATGTCAATCGGATTTTTGGTAAATGAAGATGAGACAGTTATCTGGCGAGGCCCTATGGTGCACGGCGCGATTAAACAGTTTATTGAAGATGTTATTTGGGATGACACCGATCACTTAGTCATTGACCTTCCACCAGGCACAGGGGATGCGCAGTTATCACTAGTGCAAACGGCTCCTCTAAGCGGAGGGCTCATAGTTACGACCCCCCAAGACGTTGCACTTATAGATGTTAAACGCGGCGTTCAAATGTTTAGAAAGCTAAATGTGCCTATTTTGGGAATTGTTGAGAACATGAGCTACCTTGAGCAGCCCGGAAGCGCTGAGCCGATCGACATTTTCGGCAGAGGCGGCGGTAAAAAAATGGCTGAGCAGTTTGGGGTGCCTTTCCTTGGTGAGATACCGATTGATCCTAATATAAGAATAGGCGGGGACAGCGGTGTTCCTATAGTTGAATCAAGCCCAGATAGCGTGGCGGCCAAAGCATTTAATAAGATCGCTGAGAACATCCTTGATACCATAGAAAAGAGTTAGCTCATATCATTCTAGTTGGTATATCTTACTCGAAACATTGAACCTTTTGCAGTAATGAATATCTTATTAATATATAATAGATTTTGCGGCTCTAAGCGAAAAAATATAATACGAACATATTAGATAAGAGATAATGGCTTCAGTAAAAGACTATTATAAAATTTTAGGCGTAAATAAAGGCGCTAACAAAGATGAAATAAAAAAGGCTTATCGCAATCTTGCGAGAAAGTACCATCCAGATCATAATCCCGATAACAAAGAAGCTGAGGAGAAGTTTAAGGAAGTTCAGGAAGCGCATGAAGTGCTTTCCGATGATGAGAAGAGAAAAACATACGACATGTTTGGAAGCGCTGAGTTTAGCCCCGGTGGGCAGACAACATGGAGAAGGCCTGGAGATCCGAGCGGAGGGAGTTATCAATATACATACAGCGCTCAGGATTTCCCGGGATTTGAAGATATTTTCAAGGACATTTTCGGATTTGGCGGGCAGCCACGCTCCAGAAGAGGCGGTGGAAGAAGAGGTGGCGGAGATTCGTTCAGAGATATTTTTGGCCAGGGAGCACGCCAAGAACCAGCTCGCGGCAAGGATCTGGAATATCAGATTGAGATAGATTTTGATACCGCAATCAAAGGCGGGGTAAGAGACATTACAATTAACAGGCAAAGACTAAATGATGTTAGCACCGAAAAACTTTCAGTAAAAATTCCAGCAGGAGTTTCTACAGGCTCAAAGATACGGGTTCAGGGAAAAGGAGAATCTGGCGCCAGAGGGGATCAGGGCGACTTGTATCTAAAGATAAAAGTACAGCCGCATCCTATTTTTAAACGTACCCAAGACGATATATATCTTGAGTTGCCTATAACAGTATACGAGGCAGCTTTGGGCAAACAGGTAGACGTGCCCACAATAGATGGAACGGCACAGGTTTCAATACCGGCTGGGGTTCAAAACGGGACAAAGTTAAGACTAAAGGGAAAAGGTGCCCAGAACTTAAAATCTAAGAAGAGAGGCGATCAGTATGTTGAGGTTAAGATCGTTATGCCTGATAATATAACTAAGAGCGATAAAGAGCTTTATGAGAAACTGGGTGAAGAAAGCCCTTATGATCCCAGGGACAAATTCAGTAAGTATATGAAATAAATTAGGAGGCAATAGAGATGAGCGAAGAACAGACACCACAAGACCCCGGCGGTCTTAAAATGGATTTCTCAACCTTTATACTTTCTTTAAATGCATCTTCATTAATACACTTAGGAGAGATTCATGACCCACAGCTTAAGGAGATAAGCGTAAATCTACCGGCTGCTAAGCATACAATCGAAATTCTTGAGATCCTTGAGGATAAAACTGTAGGGAATCTAGATGAAAATGAGCAAAAGCTTCTAAAAGATATTCTCTATAATCTAAGATTGAAGTATGTTCAGCATTCAAAGGCTGACTAAAACAACTGATTTAATCGACTTTTGATAATTTTAAAAACTCAGCGAATCTTGAACTAAGCTCCTGTTTTGTTAGATCAGAGAGCCTTCTTACACTAAAGTTCTCAACTGTAAAAGATGCTACAACACTGCCGTTTACGACTGCAGTTTTAAACCCAGCCGGATCAGTTATATCATTGCCTGCGATGTAACCCATAAAACCGCCTGCAAAAGTATCCCCGGCCCCAGTTGGGTCAATCACCTCTTCAAGCGGAAAGCTTGGAGCCCAGAAAATGTCATCCTCAGCGAACATTAATGCCCCGTATTCGCCTCTTTTGACGATAAGTATTTTGGGACCCATATCAAGCACTGCCCTTGCAGCAGTAGTAATTCTCGGCTCCCCTGCTAGAGCTCTAGTTTCTGAATCGTTTATTAAAAGGATATCCACATGTTTTAGCACTTCTTTAAGCTCTTCTGGCTTGTTGTCAATCCAAAAGTTCATAGTGTCACATGCCACAAGCTTTGGCTCTTTTACTTGATTTAAAACACTTAGCTGTAAAACCGGATCTATGTTTGCAAGGAACACATAGTCCACATTGCTATAACTCTCAGGAATGACCGGGTTAAAGTTCTCGAAAACGTTTAAGTACGTTCCTAGGGTCTCGGGATCGCCAAGATCATAGCCGTACTTACCTTCCCATTTAAAAGTCTCCCCATCTTCTCTCATAACGCCATCAAGGTTTATATTTTTCTCTCTAAAAAGCTCTAAGTGGCCCTGTGGAAAATCTTGACCAACAACCGCAACTATTCCTACATCTGTAAACATGCTTGCGGCCAAGGAGAAATATGAGGCAGAGCCTCCTAAGATGTTATCTTCTTTTCCAAAAGGTGTTTCAATACTATCAAGCGCCATAGATCCAACAACTAGTAATTTCATTTTACATACCTCTCTATTATTATTCCGAGGCGCTCCTTTGCCTCTTGTGATATAGCATCTGTTGCAGTAATTATTGCATTTTGAAGCGCATTACTACATGGACATTGCGTTTCTTCTTTAATAGTAGGCACCACTTTTTTAATAATATCTCTGGCAAGCTGTACATTGCTATTAAGAGTTGCTATCAAATCTTCGACTGTCACGTCATCGTGATCTTCGTGCCAGCAGTCATAATCTGTTGCCATAGATAAACTTGCATAGCATATCTCAGCTTCCCTTGCCAATTTTGCCTCTGTGGCATTGGTCATACCGATCACATCAACTCCCCAGCTTCTGTAAATGTTGCTTTCAGCACGAGAAGAGAACTGCGGGCCTTCCATACACAAATATGTGCCGCCCATGTGGACATTTGCACCCTCAGCCAGCGCGGCTTTGTATAGATCTTCTGATAATCCCTGACATACAGGATCCGCCATAGAAACGTGGGCCACAATACCGTCTCCAAAAAATGTGGAGGCTCTAGTTTTTGTGTGGTCATAAAACTGTAATGGAATAACCACCTGACCAGGCGCTATATGCTCTTTCATGCTTCCAACAGCGCTCACTGATATAATCCACTTTACACCCATTTGTTTCATTGCATAAATATTTGCCCTGAAATTTATCTCGGTTGGCATAATTTTATGGCCTCTTCCGTGCCTAGGAAGAAAAACTAGTTTAGTATCACCTAGATTGCCGACCACAAGCTCATCTGAAGGATTACCAAAAGGGGTATCAACAGCCACAGATTCAACATCTGTAAGCCCTTCTATGTTGTAAAGACCGCTGCCGCCAATTATTCCTACAATTTTCATAAGCACCTCTGTGTTCGTTAAGCGCACTTAAACTAACATTCAAACTATTTATGGTCAAGAAATTGATAAACAAACTACTCTTTGGGACTTAATATAATTAGAATCCTCTCAATATCAGTACCTGGAAGATTGAATTCTTTTAATTCCATTAGATTAAATTTATCTTTAATTTCGTCACTCTCACTGCTCCATTCATAAGGCCCTCTTTTTCCTCTCATAAGGATTATTACTCCATTCTTTGATACATAAGCAGAGCTTAAGGCCAAAGTATCTAAGACACTGCCAACGGCTCGGGTAATGACATAATCAAAATCACCTCGCAAAATATCATTATCCGGATCTTCCGCCCTACCCCACATGGCTCTTACATCTTCTAATCCAAGTTTCCTAATTGTATCGTTTAGAAACGAGACTTTTTTATTTGCAGAATCTAGGAGCGTGGCATTAATTGTTGGATGTATTATTTTAAGCACAAGACCCGGAAACCCAGCCCCAGTGCCTATATCAAGCAAACTCTTACTATCCTCGATGTAGGATGAAGCAGAGATAGAATCTAGAAAATGATTGATAATTACTCCTTCATCATCTTTTATAGCTGTAAGGTTTATGTTCTTATTCCACTTTTTTAAATTGTCCAAATACTTCATAAAAAGCTCGACTTGCTCATCTTTAAGATCTACCCCAAGCTCACAAGCCCCTTGGATCAATAGTTCATTTAGACTCAATCGGTGCTCCTTAAAAGCATTGGATGATTAACATTGATACTAGGCTTTCCTCTGTGCATTTTTACTCTTCCTATTACCTCTACACTCTTTCCCAAATAATGATCTTCAGGCGTTATATCAAAGTGTGAGAAATTATCCCAATCCTGCGGGAAAATTACTATATTTAGGGTGTCTTCCATATTTAGGACAATAACATTTGGAGATTTACGAGCGCCCACTATTTCGCCTGACACAACTATATTTTCTCCTGTAAATTGCCTCGCATCATCAGGTTCTACCTTAAAACGATGATATCCCTTAGGAGGCTGCAAACCTTGGAGATTTCCCCATAAACCCTTTTTCTGACTTTTGGCCAAATTCACTGCATCATAAATTTTATCAGAATACATATCGTTAGGTTCTATAATAAGAACAGTGGCAAAGCCCTGTTTTAGTAGCTCCTCATTCACTAATAGTCCGTCAACGTAGACATGCGCTAGAATTCTTCCATACGGGTCATATTGTTTCTCATCAAACTCAAGCTTCACACTCTGACCCTCAACTAGTTTAGAATTATAATCCCAAGCCTCTTTAGCCATAGGCTCTCCAGGCGAGTCTTCAAGGGCTATTTCCGGGGTGTCTATTCCTAAATATCTTACGCGCGATCTTTTTGGATCATCAATTACAACTGTATCACCATCAAGTACTTCTATAACTCTATATTCAGCGGAATCAGGAGTTTTATCTGCTTGTTGAAAAATGTAATAGGCTACAAAAATAAAGATAACAAATAGTAAATAAAGAGTTTTTCTTCGTCTTGTGTTCATAAGAT
This window contains:
- a CDS encoding DUF4175 family protein, with product SEYSELAELLKNADNQALNQEIEEKLDQIKDLMSELAEKMADLGGDIQEGFLNQDAFEAMNMQSQLDQISKLAQEGKIQEALEMLANMSQSIQNMMASLENGMQSFASSMMNQGASELNELISRIEEIEKEESELRDDTGKLKESLLNNPDSNTSNLRKFVDEQIKKTKQMSNELEQAKAKIVDDPKNSQNAHLIDRMLDRSQQLQNWLEAMDLRPALKSAKSIEESTKGLKEMASQNFANFGKATTELSSSNKLAEEIRNDLNELLENSGKTGGQFGEMALRQDGIEEKTSDLIKELSSEQSGLFLPPGMNQNLDQAKRFMGNASQDLRDELISKAISNEDEALKALRSAKEQAQEMMKQMQMSASGKGMSAPMMLGRQMQSGGTQGADTRYVEIPQATEDIGKEYKKRILDAMKGGSPEGYIELNKKYYDRIIK
- a CDS encoding tetratricopeptide repeat protein — translated: MITKSKIQRPLFGLLTLIFFSFSAYAIEVDELFEIAENDIKIWQIRQASESVDLALELASSQEEIYRSYYLKALLDFYAGDYDSAKKYADKAKENQEIDERDFINFISTASQNAPDFKEIKSENFIIRYANPKDIILADYAKEVLEKSRYEIGLDLDTYPQDPVIVEIYPDMKSFTLASTLPARNVERTGVVGICKFNRLMILSPRLLPKGYTWADTLAHEYVHYLIFLKSDNTVPVWLHEGIAKYHEKRWREKETNVISPFYETILSEALDENKLVPIEKMHPSLAKLDTARQAQLAFAQTGTMVDYLVENWGKEALVELIKSMKETDDYEQSIEEVTGLEFASFYASWEKELRSKNLGERIPGVKVKGAKLKNTEKGSSDGSEDLVDIDDKQARDYTRLGDLLKQRGRLNPASYEYEKALSLDPKSPVISSRLASTLNDMGKSKEARDILFPILDLYPNHLDMHMILGKIYLDEGNLNKAQEKFLTAAYINPYNPKVHLFLIDLYEKLGKQDYKNRAQEHLKLLLGEEIENG
- a CDS encoding MoxR family ATPase, which produces MDSNQSSSQDTEKVQELSSIKKEIVSEIGKVIVGQENVIELLLISLMSSGHSLFVGVPGLAKTLLVSTLSDVLSLKFNRVQFTPDLMPSDITGSEVLEKDEASDKRFFRFIHGPIFCNILLADEINRASPKTQAALLQAMQEKKVTVGGETYMIAPPFLVFATQNPIEQEGTYPLPEAELDRFMFQIDVSYPSYDEELEIVKTTTGTYTPELRKILDSAKITEFQNLVHRVPVSDHVAEYAVKVARATRPGDPNTPESVKNGLAWGVGPRASQYLIFGSKARAVLNGRYTPTIDDVVAIAPSVLKHRIVLNFRAEAEGIKPEEIIQEILSGIPHQSSDRIQA
- a CDS encoding NADH-quinone oxidoreductase subunit M, translating into MESLLSGNLSLIIFFPLIGIPILIFLSYIYENSEGPLKIGALVVTLVEFIISIPLFTNFEAGSSAMQFVQRIPWIESLGISYFVGLDGISLFLVLLTTFIMPITLLASWHSIHKGMRSFLIMMLALETALIGTFVALDMILFFIFWEAVLIPMYFIIGIWGTERRIYAAIKFFIYTAFGSALMLIAILYMFYMHIEQFGFASMDVMDFYRLKIPFDGILSPQGLAFLAFFLAFAIKVPMFPFHTWLPDAHVEAPTAGSVILAGVLLKMGTYGFLRFLMPFFPDAFVEYLPILIAIAIIGVIYGAMVAFAQKDLKKLVAYSSVSHLGLVMLGIFVLNIQGVQGGIYQMINHGISTGALFILVGMVYDRRHTKKIAEFGGIAKVMPIFAAFFMLATLSSIGLPLLNGFVGEFLILLGAFEFNWVYAALGATGIILGAIYMLWAYQRVFFGPLNNAANKVLKDINLREIVVVLPLAIMMFVMGIYPRPFLEKIEPSVEALLNTKFAHVVESSKPGSDQNSDEEFRLVFPE
- a CDS encoding iron-sulfur cluster assembly protein, with translation MKKIITIKPDAPEESSNKGVSFKKFDKSEKPETNVELTEEIVYDALKTVYDPEIPVSIVDLGLIYDVAISSGNNVNLKMTLTTPGCGMGAMIAGQAEEAIRGAGANNVLVEVVWDPPWNPDMMSDEAKNKLGME
- a CDS encoding Mrp/NBP35 family ATP-binding protein, translated to MSLSPERIKQSLQTVKYPGFTRDIVSFGLVKDVQIDGAKVNVSLVLPKPDDKLASEIGESVRAAVLETPGVSDVDIQISARPPKAPPSGGAQQQAEKSVNLPDIKYYIAVASGKGGVGKSTVAVNIAVAMAKMRDKVGLMDADIWGPSVPTMLGVKDRPKATEDNKIIPLNKFGLKLMSIGFLVNEDETVIWRGPMVHGAIKQFIEDVIWDDTDHLVIDLPPGTGDAQLSLVQTAPLSGGLIVTTPQDVALIDVKRGVQMFRKLNVPILGIVENMSYLEQPGSAEPIDIFGRGGGKKMAEQFGVPFLGEIPIDPNIRIGGDSGVPIVESSPDSVAAKAFNKIAENILDTIEKS
- a CDS encoding DnaJ C-terminal domain-containing protein, with translation MASVKDYYKILGVNKGANKDEIKKAYRNLARKYHPDHNPDNKEAEEKFKEVQEAHEVLSDDEKRKTYDMFGSAEFSPGGQTTWRRPGDPSGGSYQYTYSAQDFPGFEDIFKDIFGFGGQPRSRRGGGRRGGGDSFRDIFGQGARQEPARGKDLEYQIEIDFDTAIKGGVRDITINRQRLNDVSTEKLSVKIPAGVSTGSKIRVQGKGESGARGDQGDLYLKIKVQPHPIFKRTQDDIYLELPITVYEAALGKQVDVPTIDGTAQVSIPAGVQNGTKLRLKGKGAQNLKSKKRGDQYVEVKIVMPDNITKSDKELYEKLGEESPYDPRDKFSKYMK
- a CDS encoding DUF1844 domain-containing protein — translated: MSEEQTPQDPGGLKMDFSTFILSLNASSLIHLGEIHDPQLKEISVNLPAAKHTIEILEILEDKTVGNLDENEQKLLKDILYNLRLKYVQHSKAD
- a CDS encoding PfkB family carbohydrate kinase — protein: MKLLVVGSMALDSIETPFGKEDNILGGSASYFSLAASMFTDVGIVAVVGQDFPQGHLELFREKNINLDGVMREDGETFKWEGKYGYDLGDPETLGTYLNVFENFNPVIPESYSNVDYVFLANIDPVLQLSVLNQVKEPKLVACDTMNFWIDNKPEELKEVLKHVDILLINDSETRALAGEPRITTAARAVLDMGPKILIVKRGEYGALMFAEDDIFWAPSFPLEEVIDPTGAGDTFAGGFMGYIAGNDITDPAGFKTAVVNGSVVASFTVENFSVRRLSDLTKQELSSRFAEFLKLSKVD
- the mtnP gene encoding S-methyl-5'-thioadenosine phosphorylase, which translates into the protein MKIVGIIGGSGLYNIEGLTDVESVAVDTPFGNPSDELVVGNLGDTKLVFLPRHGRGHKIMPTEINFRANIYAMKQMGVKWIISVSAVGSMKEHIAPGQVVIPLQFYDHTKTRASTFFGDGIVAHVSMADPVCQGLSEDLYKAALAEGANVHMGGTYLCMEGPQFSSRAESNIYRSWGVDVIGMTNATEAKLAREAEICYASLSMATDYDCWHEDHDDVTVEDLIATLNSNVQLARDIIKKVVPTIKEETQCPCSNALQNAIITATDAISQEAKERLGIIIERYVK